The Argopecten irradians isolate NY chromosome 4, Ai_NY, whole genome shotgun sequence genome has a window encoding:
- the LOC138321329 gene encoding uncharacterized protein yields MAGGKIKIPPPYIEQETCPICMDNYKNPKILPCSHTMCQECLEKLLANGYRSEVLVCPICRKSHQVPDGGVEKFLPNYFVSTSSEQSVTTCHVCDNILSDFHKKSGRCSYCNGQMCAGCYKNHSHPENEIRGFQQEDEYSDGLDLDGSHRTTMHNLMMQLQGKAQSIITGSMRHSFQCEQQQAPQQTKITRILATNDNKLWILVGNGPFIIKYDYKGVELDRKFVDGILLDIALHHDGYLLMILENYNSVMSYNESQIREYVSAAESLCPRRILMLPTGFLLVTAVNLTSDQRNHVILVYNTQGSIINTIQCHQQSVPFGPIISLACNRKDLHICIVDDKQHCVLFLREGSSPLCYTRPNGFPTRNRGGGITDPRYRGFRPKCLSCDSKGNVYVYDDASGMIHVLNSSAKLLGLVLTNDEELSGNPNSITIDNQDRLVIGDELSGKVRIYEIDANYNNLGQVEEDTGAFFASLQQRLNNGGDGVVQELADLSNSMNFNPDSLMNLVLDGHDSH; encoded by the coding sequence ATGGCTGGAGGAAAGATTAAAATCCCACCACCTTATATAGAACAGGAGACATGCCCCATATGTATGGACAATTACAAAAACCCCAAAATTTTACCATGTAGTCATACCATGTGTCAGGAATGCCTGGAGAAACTGCTGGCAAATGGATACCGATCAGAAGTGCTTGTTTGTCCGATTTGTAGGAAATCACATCAGGTACCTGATGGTGGTGTGGAAAAATTTTTGCCAAACTATTTTGTTTCCACTTCATCAGAACAATCCGTAACTACATGTCATGTATGTGATAATATCTTATCGGATTTTCATAAGAAATCAGGAAGATGCTCATATTGTAACGGACAAATGTGCGCGGGCTGCTATAAAAACCATAGCCACCCAGAGAACGAGATCAGAGGATTTCAACAGGAAGATGAATACAGCGATGGGTTGGATTTGGACGGCTCTCATCGCACAACTATGCATAACCTTATGATGCAGCTTCAAGGCAAGGCTCAGAGTATCATTACTGGGAGTATGAGACATTCATTTCAGTGTGAACAGCAACAAGCTCCCCAGCAAACAAAGATCACTCGCATTCTGGCGACCAACGATAACAAACTTTGGATACTTGTAGGAAATGGGCCTTTCATTATCAAATACGATTACAAAGGTGTAGAATTGGATCGTAAGTTTGTGGATGGGATATTATTGGACATAGCACTACACCATGACGGTTATTTACTGATGATCTTAGAGAACTACAACTCGGTAATGTCCTATAATGAATCTCAAATAAGAGAGTATGTAAGTGCAGCGGAAAGTCTCTGTCCACGGCGAATCCTTATGTTACCAACAGGGTTTCTATTGGTGACTGCTGTAAACTTGACCTCTGATCAGCGAAATCATGTAATTCTTGTGTATAACACTCAAGGTTCTATCATTAACACTATACAATGTCACCAGCAGAGTGTGCCATTCGGCCCAATTATCTCACTTGCCTGCAATCGGAAAGACttacatatttgtattgtgGACGACAAGCAACATTGTGTGCTCTTTTTGAGGGAGGGGTCCTCGCCTCTTTGCTACACTCGACCTAATGGGTTTCCTACTAGAAATCGTGGAGGAGGTATCACCGATCCCAGGTATAGAGGTTTTCGACCAAAATGTCTAAGTTGTGATTCTAAAGGAAATGTTTATGTGTATGATGATGCATCTGGTATGATACATGTGCTCAATTCCTCTGCCAAACTTCTTGGCCTTGTTCTCACAAATGATGAGGAGTTGTCTGGAAATCCAAACAGTATTACCATTGACAATCAAGATAGGCTTGTAATTGGAGACGAATTGTCAGGAAAAGTTCGCATTTATGAAATTGATGCTAATTACAATAACCTTGGTCAAGTGGAGGAAGACACTGGGGCCTTTTTTGCATCACTTCAACAGCGTTTAAATAATGGAGGGGATGGCGTTGTACAAGAACTGGCAGATCTCTCAAACAGTATGAATTTCAACCCAGATTCTTTAATGAATCTTGTACTTGATGGACATGATAGTCACTGA